A genomic window from Haladaptatus caseinilyticus includes:
- a CDS encoding NYN domain-containing protein: MTGGLRSVLGGKGDDDSQTVALFVDGPNVLRDQFDVDLDDVRTAGRNLGQLVVSRLYLDEHATPGLIQAAEARGFEVVITSGDVDVKLAIDATELALDERVDALAIASRDTDFKPVLEKAARNGIRTVAIAPGEYGRSDALQNAAHDAFVIEEK; encoded by the coding sequence ATGACTGGCGGCTTGCGGTCGGTGCTTGGCGGAAAGGGTGACGACGACAGTCAAACGGTCGCACTCTTCGTCGATGGTCCGAACGTTCTTCGCGATCAGTTCGATGTCGATTTGGACGACGTTCGAACGGCAGGGAGAAACCTCGGCCAACTCGTCGTCTCCCGACTTTATCTCGACGAGCACGCCACACCGGGATTGATTCAGGCGGCAGAAGCGCGCGGGTTCGAAGTCGTAATAACGAGCGGAGATGTGGACGTCAAACTCGCCATCGACGCGACGGAACTCGCACTCGACGAGCGAGTGGATGCACTCGCCATCGCCTCACGGGATACGGATTTCAAACCGGTGTTGGAGAAGGCGGCTCGCAACGGAATTCGAACGGTCGCTATCGCACCCGGCGAGTACGGGCGCTCGGACGCGCTTCAAAACGCCGCGCACGATGCGTTCGTCATCGAAGAAAAGTAG
- a CDS encoding S8 family serine peptidase, producing the protein MADDNTSRFDRRTFLKTTGAIGASAALGGVTAATPGREPGPKKDEVLVGISAGEGDIEQKVAKYTTGNAEIVHKNEKLRYVAVKVPGNETARENFINAIKKRDGIKYAEKNETLSTQLTPNDPQFGDQYAPQQVESDSAWDVAGTDSSDVTIAVVDTGAQYDHPDLAANYKSNPGYDFADSDSDPYPDDPANEQHATHVSGCAAAVIDNGTGVAGQGNSSLINGRALDESGSGSTADIADAVEWATDQGADIINMSLGGGGYTSTMKNAVSYADSNGVLVICAAGNDGSSSVSYPAAYSECMAISAVDSNENLASFSQYGDVDLAAPGVDVLSTIPTDSYAKFSGTSMATPVTSGVAGLTLSNWSSLTNNELRTHLKDTAKDIGLSSDKQGAGQVNAYNAVTTEPGSGGGGGDSFTETVSGSLSGSSDYDDYSWNWEYSSPSQIKLELSGPSGADFDLYVNEGTTTVASPSNYDYASTSTNSQETITIDNPDTSTALQIDVDSYSGSGSYDLTITEYQ; encoded by the coding sequence ATGGCAGACGACAACACATCGCGATTTGACAGGCGGACATTCCTGAAAACGACCGGCGCTATCGGCGCGTCTGCAGCTCTTGGTGGAGTTACTGCAGCGACGCCCGGCCGTGAACCAGGACCAAAGAAGGACGAAGTGCTGGTCGGTATCTCTGCCGGAGAAGGGGACATCGAACAGAAGGTTGCCAAGTACACCACGGGCAACGCCGAAATCGTTCACAAAAACGAGAAGCTTCGATACGTCGCAGTGAAAGTTCCCGGTAACGAGACCGCCCGCGAGAACTTTATCAATGCGATCAAAAAGCGAGACGGTATCAAGTACGCCGAGAAAAACGAGACCCTTTCGACGCAACTGACGCCGAACGACCCACAGTTCGGCGACCAGTACGCGCCACAACAGGTCGAATCCGACAGCGCATGGGACGTCGCTGGAACTGATTCTTCCGACGTGACTATCGCCGTCGTCGACACAGGTGCACAGTACGATCACCCTGACCTCGCCGCGAACTACAAATCCAATCCCGGCTACGACTTCGCTGACAGCGACTCCGACCCGTATCCGGATGATCCTGCAAACGAGCAGCACGCGACGCACGTATCCGGCTGTGCCGCGGCCGTCATCGACAACGGTACCGGCGTCGCCGGACAGGGTAATTCGTCGCTGATCAACGGCCGCGCGCTCGATGAGAGCGGAAGCGGTTCCACGGCCGACATCGCGGACGCAGTTGAATGGGCAACGGACCAAGGCGCGGACATCATCAACATGTCGCTCGGTGGCGGTGGGTACACGAGCACGATGAAAAACGCCGTTTCCTACGCAGACAGCAACGGAGTGCTTGTCATCTGTGCGGCAGGCAACGACGGTAGTAGTAGTGTCTCGTACCCAGCGGCTTACAGCGAATGTATGGCTATCTCCGCTGTGGACAGCAACGAGAATCTCGCGTCGTTCTCCCAGTATGGAGACGTTGACCTCGCCGCACCAGGCGTGGACGTCCTCTCGACGATTCCGACCGACAGCTACGCAAAATTTAGTGGTACCTCGATGGCGACGCCCGTTACGTCCGGTGTCGCTGGTCTAACGCTCTCTAACTGGTCGAGCCTAACGAACAACGAGCTACGGACTCACTTGAAGGACACAGCAAAAGATATCGGCCTCTCGTCGGACAAACAGGGTGCCGGTCAAGTCAACGCCTACAATGCAGTCACCACCGAACCCGGTAGCGGCGGTGGCGGCGGGGACTCCTTCACCGAGACGGTTAGCGGTTCGCTATCGGGCTCTTCCGACTACGACGACTACTCGTGGAACTGGGAGTACAGCAGCCCGAGTCAGATCAAACTCGAACTGTCCGGCCCGTCCGGTGCTGACTTCGACCTCTACGTCAACGAGGGGACGACGACGGTCGCCAGTCCGAGCAACTACGATTACGCTTCGACCAGCACGAACAGTCAGGAGACCATCACCATCGACAATCCCGACACTTCGACGGCGCTGCAGATCGACGTGGACTCATACAGTGGATCGGGTAGCTACGACCTGACCATCACGGAGTACCAGTAA